The genomic stretch TCGTGGATCTGGCCGTCGTCGTAGCTGAGGGTGACGGCGTGGGTCCGTCCGCCGGGGAAGAGGGAAAAGCGGATCGGCGACATGACCGGGGAGAGGCGCGGCGACCTATCGATCCATCGGAACCTCAGGCCTTGCAGGCCTGAAGCCGCCGCCGCGCCAGCGGCAGGAGGAGGACCGCGCCGCCGCCGAGGAGAAGCGCCCAGGTGGAGGGCTCCGGCACGGCGGCGAGGTTGAGGATCACCTCGCCGGTGGTGCTGAAATCGAGGGTGGCGGTGTAGCCGGTGAGGCCGGTGCTCCCGGCGAGGCTGAAGTTCGCCGCCGTGAGGCCGGTCGCGGTCAGCGTGTTCCCCAGCGCGTCGGAATAGGTCTGGAAGAGGACGTAGCTCCCCGCCTGCGCCCCGGAGAAGGTGAAGGCGTTCGCGTTCAGCGCCAGGTTGCCGACGACGTAGTCGAAGATCACAATCTTGTCGCTCGTGTTCGAGGCCCCGAGGTCGAAGGCGAACTTCGATCCGGTCTGCATCGTGAGGAGGGCGACGCCGGAGCTCGCCGTGTTCGCCCCCGCCGCGTCGAACTTCAGCGTGTCGATCGCGACGCCGTCGACGCCGCCGGGGGAGACGATGCCGCCGCTGGCCACGACGACGTTGGTCGCCGCCGTCGCCCCGGTCGTGGCGATGATGCCGTTGCCGCCGAGGGTGCCGCCGCTGGCGACCGAGACCGCGCCGGTCCCGAGGCCGCTCCCCGTGGTATTCGCGACGAGGAGGGAGCCCGCGCTGACGAGCGTTCCGCCGGTGTAGGTGTTCGCCCCCCGGAGGATCACCGTGCCGGTGTTCGTCGAGGTCTTGAGCGTCCCGGTCGAGTCATAATAGGTGGTGATCACCGTCGAGCCCGCGTCCTTGACGACCTTCGTGAGGTAGCCCGCCGTCGCCGAATCACCGATCACGCCGTTCATCGAGAGGGTGTTCCCGCTCGTCGCGCCGAGGCGGAGGGTCTGCGTGCTCGGGGACGAGCCGGTCGCCGTGTTGGTGATGTTCCCGGTGAAGGTGAGGACCGAGGCCGTCGTCGCGGCGTTCTGGATGCCGATGCTCCCGCCCCATTTGATGTCGCGGTTGCTGGTCTGCGTCGCGCTGCCGATGTAGGTGAAACCGGCGCCGTTGCTGAAGTTCAGCACGCCGTTGGAGGCGAGGCTGGGAGAACCGAGGGCGGAAGGCCCGCCGCCGATGTTCCCGATCGAGGTGTAGCTGAGCAAGCCGCTCTGCGTCATCGGGGCGTCGAAGGAATTGGCATTGTTCGTCAGGACGGTCGCGGCGTTCCCATAGGAACCGGTGCCTGTGCCGTAGGCGGAATAGCTGTTGAAGATGAGCTGCCCGTTCGTCCCGGTGGAGTTGCCGATGATCTTCGAGTTGATGAGGAGGACCGACCTGCCGGCCAGGGTGCCAGTGACGGCGGTGTTCGCGGCGTAGTTGCCGAAGTAGCGGTAGCCGGTGAAGTTGGTCCCCAGGTTGAGGGTCAGGTCGCTGCCGAGCGTGTCGACCGGGCTGTTCGACGTGGTGCTGCCGAGCGTGCCGACGTAGACATAGGTCGAGGCGCTCAACGTCCCCAGGGTGATGATGGTATCGCCCGCCGTGCCGTCGCCGTTGAGCGTGATGTTCGGCGCCGACGTCGGGGAGGCCGCCCCGCCGAAGGCGATGGCCCCGACACTGATCGTCCCGGCCCCGGTGGCGGAGAGGGTGGTGGCCGTGGTGATGTTCGAGAAGTCGAGATTGGTCGTCGTCGAGTTGAACGAGCCCGGGGCGCTCCAGTTCGCCGCGCTGTCCCAGCTGGCGCTCGTCCCGACGCCGCTCCCGAGGCCCTGCCAACTGATCACCGTGTTCGCCGCCTCCGAATTCACTCCCATTCCCACAAGGAAGAGAAACGAGAAAAACAGCGGGGTCGTTTTCATACGCTTCCATCATAAAAGAAGCAATTAAACGCAAACAACGTTCTCGCAATTCTAAGCATAGTATAACCCCCTTGTCCGGGGATTCCCTGCCTCTTGCCTGCCTACAGGCCTACAGCGAATAGGGGAGAATGCGGAGGGCGATCCGGCCCGCCAGGGCGGGGGCGGCCAGGGTGATCCCGAGACGGCGGACCTTTCCGGCCTTGGGCTCGTCGCGGAGCGCCTCGTCGACGACCTCGAAGGGGAGGCCGTCGCTCTCGATCTCGATCCGGGCGGCGGCGCCCTCGTGCGAGACGATCCAGACCCCGGGCCTTTCTTCCCGGAACGTCCCGTAACTCACCAGGGCGACCCCGAACGACTGGGGCGAGGCGAAGGCGAAGCGGTCCTCGACGGTCAGGAGGCCGCCTCCGGCGCGGGAGAACGTGAACCGCCGTTCGAGCGTCCGGAGCTCGGGCACGGGATAGGCCGGGGCGAGGTCGAGGACGAGGCGGTCGCTCTCGTCGGCAAAGGCGACCTCGGCGACGGTCGAGTAAAAGTCTTTCCCGCTCCCCTGCCACTGCCCGGCGACGAGGGGGACCGGATGGCCGTAGGAGCCGAGGATCTGGTTCCGGAACCGGTTCGGCCCGAAGGTGTCGGGG from Verrucomicrobium sp. GAS474 encodes the following:
- a CDS encoding PEP-CTERM sorting domain-containing protein (PEP-CTERM proteins occur, often in large numbers, in the proteomes of bacteria that also encode an exosortase, a predicted intramembrane cysteine proteinase. The presence of a PEP-CTERM domain at a protein's C-terminus predicts cleavage within the sorting domain, followed by covalent anchoring to some some component of the (usually Gram-negative) cell surface. Many PEP-CTERM proteins exhibit an unusual sequence composition that includes large numbers of potential glycosylation sites. Expression of one such protein has been shown restore the ability of a bacterium to form floc, a type of biofilm.) — translated: MGVNSEAANTVISWQGLGSGVGTSASWDSAANWSAPGSFNSTTTNLDFSNITTATTLSATGAGTISVGAIAFGGAASPTSAPNITLNGDGTAGDTIITLGTLSASTYVYVGTLGSTTSNSPVDTLGSDLTLNLGTNFTGYRYFGNYAANTAVTGTLAGRSVLLINSKIIGNSTGTNGQLIFNSYSAYGTGTGSYGNAATVLTNNANSFDAPMTQSGLLSYTSIGNIGGGPSALGSPSLASNGVLNFSNGAGFTYIGSATQTSNRDIKWGGSIGIQNAATTASVLTFTGNITNTATGSSPSTQTLRLGATSGNTLSMNGVIGDSATAGYLTKVVKDAGSTVITTYYDSTGTLKTSTNTGTVILRGANTYTGGTLVSAGSLLVANTTGSGLGTGAVSVASGGTLGGNGIIATTGATAATNVVVASGGIVSPGGVDGVAIDTLKFDAAGANTASSGVALLTMQTGSKFAFDLGASNTSDKIVIFDYVVGNLALNANAFTFSGAQAGSYVLFQTYSDALGNTLTATGLTAANFSLAGSTGLTGYTATLDFSTTGEVILNLAAVPEPSTWALLLGGGAVLLLPLARRRLQACKA